AATTGATGACCACCACACGAATGAAGATGTGGGTATCACTTTAGGACAAGCTTTTAGTCAAGCTCTAGGTAACAGAAAAGGTATCGTTCGGTTTGGTAATTTTCTGGCTCCATTGGATGAAGCTTTAGTGCAAGTGGCGCTGGACTTTTCTGGTAGACCTCATCTGAGCTATGGTTTGGCAATTCCTACCCAGCGCGTGGGAACCTATGACACCCAGCTAGTCCGCGAATTCTTTGTAGCATTGGTCAACCATAGCCAAATGACACTGCATATTCGTCAATTGGATGGCATTAACTCCCATCATATTATTGAGGCGACATTTAAAGCTTTTGCTAGGGCTACCCGAATGGCGGTGGAAATTGACCCCCGTCGTGCTGGTACAATTCCCAGTTCTAAGGGTATCCTATAGGATAGTGAGGCTAAAGGAACCACTGAGCTACTCAATTTGTGATGATTGACAAAGTTGGTGGTAATTGTGACATGAAGACTGGTGTAGACATCCCTGATAATCAACTGAATACTATTGATAACCCGCCAGTAGTCCTAACTGCTGATTTGCGAAAAGTTTATCGCACGGGTTTTTGGCTGAATCAAAAAGTTTTATCTCTCAAAAGCTGTTCTGTTCAGGTCTACAAAGGGGAAACCTTTGGGTTATTAGGACCAAATGGGGCTGGGAAAACGACCCTTTTAAAACTGTTGTTGGGAATTATCCGCCCCAGTTCGGGAAAGGGTTTATTATTGGGTAAGCCATTAGGCGATCGCCATACTAAGCAACTTATTGGCTACCTTCCAGAAAATCCCTATTTATATGACTATCTGACTGGCTGGGAATTTCTTCAGCTAGCTGCGGGCTTGTTCCAAATTCCCCCAAGTGTGCAACGTCAACGCATTCCCGAACTGCTGGATTTAGTCGGTTTATCCCTAGTCGATGCTCGGAAAAAGCAGATGCGTCGCTATTCTAAAGGAATGTTACAGCGTGTGGGTATGGCACAGGCGCTGATTAATGATCCGGAATTGATATTTCTCGATGAACCCATGTCTGGTTTAGATCCTATAGGGCGCTACCAAATGCGGGAAATTATTCTATCGCTGAAAGCCGCAGGTAAAACGATTTTCTTCAATAGCCATATTCTGAGTGAAGTGGAACAAATTTGCGATCGCATTGCTATCCTCTCTAAAGGTGAAGTTATTTGTTCTGGTTCTCTAGAGGAACTATTAGGCAGTGATCAAACATACTACATCAAAGGTCGCGGTGGTGACTCTGAGGTGTTGAAACAGTGGATACATAATCTCGCTTTTGAGGGTGATGGTTCTTGGCAAGGGACATTACAAGAAGATTACTATGATTTTCTGGCTAGTCTCCGGTTGATGAAGGGGCAAATTATTTCTATGAGATTATCTCGTCATTCCTTAGAAGATTTTTTCATGCAACAATTACATGAAAACAAATCGGTTAATTAAAATGACGCAAGCCCCCGTAGTGTCAAAATTTGGGGGACTGCTCAACCCCCAGGGTAATTGACTAATTAAGAGCTATCAAGTGTAGTTTTGCTACCATCTCACTCCGCGCTGAAACACCAAGCTTACGAAACATCCGTTTCAAGGCTTGCTTAACTGAATTTTGCGTTATCCACAATCTGCGACCAATTTCGGCATTCGTTAGCCCCTGTGCTACCAACTCAGCAATTTCTAGCTCACGGGCGGTTAAAGGACTGACTAACAGCGAGTTGGAGATTCTTGCTTCTTTGGCTCGCAGAGTCGCAAGTTTGGCTGATAAATGAATACACAAAGCGCTTAAATCAGCGATGTCATCGGCATTAAAAGCTTCAGTTCCTTGATTGCGGGCTAAGTTTAATGTTCCCACAAGCTGACCATCACACACAATCGGCCCCGTCATTACGTGTTCATGGTCATGACGGGAACAGAAATGTTTCCAGTCTCCGGGTGATAATATTAATTGTTCATGGGTGGGAGCGTGTCGTTCTACCACATAGCGCCCGACTGGGTTGTTCTCCATACAGACTGCGGGAATAGTCTGAACATTAATTTCCGAACTTGGCTGTTCATCGATGAGATAGATACCGCAATGTTGTACGCCAAAATACTCACCAATTTTATCCATGAGAGCTAGTCTTAGTTGCTGCTCGTTGCTGACATTGGCGATCGCTTGAAATACAATGTAAAGAGAATTAGGCATAAGTGTACCCACTTGGGGACTATGCGAAGCTTCATATTTACTTCTATGCTAATACCAGCAAAGATAAAACGCTAATATAGCTAGTCACGCTAGGAGAAGCTGATGACAATTACAAAACTTTCTGCTCAGGAACTTTTCCGGGCTGCTTATGAAAATCGCTACACTTGGGACAAATCTTTTCCCGGTTATACCGCAGATATTACTTATAAATATGATGACCAAGTATTTACAGGTAAAGTAGTCATTAACGGTGAACTCAAGGCGGAAGTTTTGGACGTAGAAGATGAGGCTGCAAAAAAAGCCATCCACGGTCAAGCTTGGGAAATTGCCATTCACCGTGTCCGTCGCAGCTTTGAAGATACCCACAGCGCCAATCAATTCAGCTATGGTAACACTGATGAAACTGGTGCAACTGAAATTTTAGTCGGTGGTAAAGGTGAAGGCGATAAATATAAAGTTCGCAATAACGAAGTTTGCCACGTTCACCGTTTAATCCACGGTACTTTTGTGACCATTGACACTTTCAGCAGTCATGATACCGGAGCAGGTTATTTGTCTCACACCTATGACTCTGTATACCATGACCCGAAAACAGGGGAACAAAAGGGTGGTAGAAGTGAGTTTACTGATGAATATGAAAAAGTTGGTGAATATTTCATTTTAAATCGTCGGGAGATTCGCACTGAAACATCTGGAAAAACTTCTACTCAAGAGTTTGTTTTCTCTAACCTGAAACTGTTGTAATCTGTGGCTACTTAAGCTAGATTTTTAAATAGGAAAAATAAGCGATCGCCTGAGTTAAATTTGGGCGTAAGCGATGCCTACTTCAGGCATCGCTTGTTTTTTATTTTCCATTGACATATCTCCTCTTGTGCAGTTTCCATAATTAAGTATTGTTCTACTGCTATAGCGGAGAAAATTATATAATTTTTTGTATATCTAATCACAAACTTGCGGTATAAAAATATATTATTCTCATCATATTAGTGCTAATATATCTCAATAAGCCGATAATTGCAGTATTTATAATTAAATACTGCTCAAATTGACCAGGACTTACGCAAAATCATGAAAAAACGAACCACATTCGCGTAGCGTCTCCCCTTCTCCCAAAGGGAGAGGCTAGCGCCAAGGGAGAAGAACGCGTTGGCGCTAGCCTCTCCCCTTCTCCCAAAGGGAGAGGCTAGCGCCAAGGGAGAAGGACACGAAGGAAAGAGGGTTGCAGAGAGTTATTGCGTAAGTCCTATTGACTTTGCATTGCTTGTGCTTAGGGATGAGAAATCATAGTTAAAAACTGGCAAAAACTGAAAATTTATCGCTAATACATGATGACAATCACAATTTCGCAAAAAGATTTTTGGAATTTATTTGTAGAAATACCAGAAACGGAAAAAAAGTCCGATGGGCTATGTAACATCCTACAAGATCGCTGGTACATATTTGACACTATTTGTCAATTCCCAAAAGAATTAGGTACAGGAATTTGGGGAGAAATAGAACTTCGGAATGGATTATCTTTAGCATTTTCAGAAGTCCAATTATATGACGATTTAATTATGCAGAATCCAGAACGACAGCATCCTTTAGAATACAATTTTTATCTTTCAGGATATCAACAAGATAACCATTTTTCTGTTAGTAGCGGAAATCACAGATTATGGGGTAGTGGACTAGCACCAAAAGAGAAATTTAAATCATTCAAGTCAGAAAAACTTATTGAGATTAGTGTTCACATGAAACCGGAAATTTTTTGCTTGTTCATGGGTAAAGAACAGCAGCAACTTCCACCAGAATTAACTCATTTAGTGAGAAAGCCTCATCAAGAATATTATTCTCGTCCTGGGACTACAACTCCAGCAATGCAAGTAGTATTACAGCAAATTTTAAATTGTCCCTATCAGGAAATGATGAAACGGATGTACTTAGAAAGTAAAGTTTTGGAACTAATGGTATTGCTGGTTGAAGAAGATTTGACCGCACGTCAAGGTAAAAATGACACCTTTGCACTCAAGCCTGATGATGTGGAACGTATTCACTACGCCAAAGAAATTTTATTGCAAAATTTAAATAATCCTCCTTCTTTATTGGAATTAGCAAGACAGGTCGGCTTAAATGACTGCACTCTCAAACGTGGCTTTCGTTTGATATTTGATACGACAG
The window above is part of the Nodularia spumigena CCY9414 genome. Proteins encoded here:
- a CDS encoding LuxR C-terminal-related transcriptional regulator, with the translated sequence MPNSLYIVFQAIANVSNEQQLRLALMDKIGEYFGVQHCGIYLIDEQPSSEINVQTIPAVCMENNPVGRYVVERHAPTHEQLILSPGDWKHFCSRHDHEHVMTGPIVCDGQLVGTLNLARNQGTEAFNADDIADLSALCIHLSAKLATLRAKEARISNSLLVSPLTARELEIAELVAQGLTNAEIGRRLWITQNSVKQALKRMFRKLGVSARSEMVAKLHLIALN
- a CDS encoding ABC transporter ATP-binding protein; translated protein: MKTGVDIPDNQLNTIDNPPVVLTADLRKVYRTGFWLNQKVLSLKSCSVQVYKGETFGLLGPNGAGKTTLLKLLLGIIRPSSGKGLLLGKPLGDRHTKQLIGYLPENPYLYDYLTGWEFLQLAAGLFQIPPSVQRQRIPELLDLVGLSLVDARKKQMRRYSKGMLQRVGMAQALINDPELIFLDEPMSGLDPIGRYQMREIILSLKAAGKTIFFNSHILSEVEQICDRIAILSKGEVICSGSLEELLGSDQTYYIKGRGGDSEVLKQWIHNLAFEGDGSWQGTLQEDYYDFLASLRLMKGQIISMRLSRHSLEDFFMQQLHENKSVN
- the hisB gene encoding imidazoleglycerol-phosphate dehydratase HisB, translating into MQTSDRLNSSYTARVASVHRTTGETDIKVTINLDGTGICTAATGIPFLDHMLHQISSHGLIDLNVQAQGDWEIDDHHTNEDVGITLGQAFSQALGNRKGIVRFGNFLAPLDEALVQVALDFSGRPHLSYGLAIPTQRVGTYDTQLVREFFVALVNHSQMTLHIRQLDGINSHHIIEATFKAFARATRMAVEIDPRRAGTIPSSKGIL
- a CDS encoding helix-turn-helix transcriptional regulator; translated protein: MTITISQKDFWNLFVEIPETEKKSDGLCNILQDRWYIFDTICQFPKELGTGIWGEIELRNGLSLAFSEVQLYDDLIMQNPERQHPLEYNFYLSGYQQDNHFSVSSGNHRLWGSGLAPKEKFKSFKSEKLIEISVHMKPEIFCLFMGKEQQQLPPELTHLVRKPHQEYYSRPGTTTPAMQVVLQQILNCPYQEMMKRMYLESKVLELMVLLVEEDLTARQGKNDTFALKPDDVERIHYAKEILLQNLNNPPSLLELARQVGLNDCTLKRGFRLIFDTTVFGYLHHHRLEQARKLLAAGELSISQAARSVGFSSRSYFATAFRKKFGINPKEFLTRNSRLSLKIDELAV
- a CDS encoding DUF3386 domain-containing protein, which produces MTITKLSAQELFRAAYENRYTWDKSFPGYTADITYKYDDQVFTGKVVINGELKAEVLDVEDEAAKKAIHGQAWEIAIHRVRRSFEDTHSANQFSYGNTDETGATEILVGGKGEGDKYKVRNNEVCHVHRLIHGTFVTIDTFSSHDTGAGYLSHTYDSVYHDPKTGEQKGGRSEFTDEYEKVGEYFILNRREIRTETSGKTSTQEFVFSNLKLL